One segment of Cutaneotrichosporon cavernicola HIS019 DNA, chromosome: 4 DNA contains the following:
- a CDS encoding uncharacterized protein (AMP-binding enzyme): MLNTYPLLERVAARARAAPDATAITDAINGIDASYARLAADVLRLAQRLAAADARTEGLREARVALLVDKGYLAALGLLAIWAAGGLVVPVLSSLPLPEQAYLVNTADCALILVDKNNRTRAEQLVAQKDEGESLKIMEVEVADLVEEVGDAADVLQALAPIDGEARAMMLFTSGTTGRPKGAVTRHSSLAAQVSSTVQAWRWTESDNLLHILPLNHLHGIAVGLLPTLWAGASVELWDKFDADKVWARWINGAEKAPITMFFFVPTGYSRLIAAHRAMTPEQQAEASAASAKLRLQVSGSAPLPVSVKSAWENGIGGGQVILERYGMTETGLIAGTGWENEKRVKGCVGFAFPGMEIRLWDPVENVVITGRDVPGDIEVRGPQVTKEYWRNPEATTKEFRDGWFRTGDVGIYSGATGEEGMLKILGRASVDIIKSGGEKLSAVEIERAILELPGMKDVAVVGIPDEEWGQIVGAVIVTEGEQVELKTLRDQLRSELAAYKLPRRLKVLDAIPRNGMGKVQKKLIVEREFS, encoded by the exons ATGCTCAACACGTACCCTCTCCTTGAGCGTGTCGCtgcacgcgctcgcgcagctcctgACGCCACGGCAATCACCGACGCTATTAACGGCATTGATGCGAGCTACGCGCGACTGGCGGCCGACGTCCTGCGCTTGGCCCAGCGCCTGGCCGCCGCGGACGCGCGCACCGAGGGACTGCGGGAGGCGCGCGTAGCCTTGCTTGTAGACAAGGGATATCTAGCTGCGCTAGGCCTCCTGGCCATCTGGGCCGCTGGCGGGCTCGTCGTGCCGGTCCTTTCCTCTCTGCCACTGCCTGAACAGGCGTACCTCGTCAACACGGCCGACTGCGCGCTTATTCTGGTAGATAAGAATAACCGCACACGGGCagagcagctcgtcgcgcagaAGGATGAGGGGGAGAGTCTCAAGATCatggaggttgaggttgcggatttggtggaggaggtgggggaCGCCGCGGATGTTCTCCAAGCTCTCGCGCCGATCGATGGCGAAGCCCGGGCCATGATGCTGTTCACCTCGGGGACTACGGGGAGGCCCAAGGGTGCAGTGACGCGCCATTCATCTCTCGCGGCGCAAGTAAGCAGTACGGTGCAGGCATGGAGGTGGACTGAGAGTgacaacctcctccacatccTCCCGCTGAACCACCTTCACGGCATTGCAGTTGGGCTCTTGCCTACTCTCTGGGCGGGCGCAAGCGTAGAGTTGTGGGATAAGTTTGACGCAGACAAG GTGTGGGCTCGCTGGATCAACGGCGCTGAAAAAGCCCCGATTACCATGTTTTTCTTCGTCCCTACCGGCTACT CGCGCCTGATTGCGGCACACAGGGCGATGACGCCTGAacagcaggccgaggcctCCGCCGCGTCTGCAAAGCTCCGCCTTCAGGTCTCCGGGTCAGCACCGCTGCCTGTCAGCGTTAAGAGTGCATGGGAGAACGGCATTGGCGGTGGGCAGGTCATCCTTGAACGGTACGGGATGACTGAGACGGGATTGATTGCGGGTACGGGATGGGAGAACGAGAAGCGGGTCAAG ggCTGTGTCGGCTTCGCGTTTCCTGGCATGGAGATCCGTCTGTGGGACCCGGTCGAGAACGTTGTCATTACGGGCCGCGACGTGCCAGGCGACATCGAGGTGCGCGGCCCGCAAGTGACCAAGGAGTACTGGCGCAACCCGGAAGCGACGACCAAAGAGTTCCGTGACGGCTGGTTCCGCACCGGAGACGTGGGTATCTACTCGGGGGCAAccggggaggaagggatGCTCAAGATTCTGggtcgcgcgagcgtgGACATTATCAAGAGTGGGGGCGAGAAACTGAGCGCGGTCGAGATTGAGCGCGCGATCCTCGAGCTGCCAGGGATGAAGGACGTAGCAGTCGTCGGCATCCCGGACGAGGAGTGGGGCCAGATTGTGGGTGCGGTCATTGTGACGGAAGgcgagcaggtcgagctcaagaCGTTGCGAGACCAACTCCGGTCCGAGTTGGCAGCATACAAGCTCCCGCGGAGGCTCAAGGTTTTGGATGCTATCCCGCGCAATGGCATGGGCAAGGTGCAAAAGAAGCTGATTGTTGAGCGCGAGTTTTCTTAG